From a region of the Methylocystis hirsuta genome:
- a CDS encoding sensor histidine kinase → MSAPNERESEKVESKPAKAGDPSRGLQQRIRQQEILAELGVSALQGASLDQLLTDTVRLTAQGLDAEFCKVLELLPSENQFLVRAGVGWSRGVVGVAKVGADLDSPAGYALRSGQPVISNHLEKETRFRTPELLRQHGVRRAMNVILQGDGKPYGILEVDSRSPTEFVEQDIAFLQGAANLLGMAIEREREERKLRAALARNEALLKEMNHRVKNSLSIVGSMLRLQANDAGDEQVSELLNEASHRVDAIAKAHDQLSRGSDVECMDVGKYIEALCHDLDESVAQCDMRTEIDEGIVIATDRAVSTALIVNEFIANAAKYAYESQSGIISVKVARQGSENFIVSVRDEGAGMPDDVDPRNRKGLGMRIVASFTRQLSATIEMKKHDPGTEFIVSIPLRAPC, encoded by the coding sequence ATGAGCGCACCCAACGAGCGCGAGAGCGAAAAGGTTGAGTCGAAACCCGCCAAAGCCGGCGATCCGTCGCGCGGACTGCAGCAGCGCATTCGGCAGCAGGAGATATTGGCGGAGCTCGGCGTTTCCGCCCTCCAAGGCGCTTCGCTCGATCAGCTTCTGACGGACACAGTACGACTCACGGCGCAAGGATTGGATGCGGAATTCTGCAAGGTGCTGGAGCTGCTTCCGTCCGAGAACCAGTTTCTGGTGCGCGCCGGCGTCGGCTGGAGTCGCGGCGTTGTGGGCGTCGCGAAAGTCGGCGCGGATCTCGACTCGCCTGCTGGATACGCATTACGCAGCGGCCAACCGGTCATCTCCAATCACCTTGAAAAGGAGACGCGGTTCAGAACTCCCGAATTGCTACGTCAGCACGGTGTTCGCCGGGCAATGAACGTGATCCTGCAGGGTGACGGAAAACCTTATGGCATCCTCGAAGTCGACAGCCGCTCGCCGACCGAGTTCGTTGAGCAGGACATCGCTTTTCTGCAGGGCGCGGCGAATCTTCTTGGCATGGCGATCGAACGCGAGCGGGAAGAGCGCAAACTTAGAGCGGCGCTCGCGCGCAACGAAGCGCTGCTCAAAGAAATGAATCATCGCGTGAAGAACAGCCTTTCCATCGTCGGCAGCATGCTCCGCCTGCAAGCCAACGACGCCGGCGACGAACAGGTGTCCGAACTTCTCAACGAAGCCTCTCACCGCGTCGATGCGATCGCAAAGGCGCATGATCAGCTGTCCCGCGGCTCCGACGTCGAGTGCATGGACGTTGGCAAATACATCGAAGCGCTGTGTCATGATTTGGATGAAAGCGTCGCGCAATGCGACATGCGCACCGAGATCGATGAAGGAATCGTCATCGCAACCGACCGGGCGGTTTCGACCGCGCTGATCGTCAACGAGTTCATCGCCAATGCGGCGAAATACGCCTATGAAAGCCAATCGGGAATCATTTCGGTGAAGGTCGCGCGCCAGGGCAGCGAGAATTTCATCGTTTCCGTGCGCGACGAAGGCGCTGGAATGCCCGATGACGTCGACCCTCGCAATCGAAAAGGGCTCGGCATGCGGATCGTTGCGTCATTTACGCGTCAACTCAGTGCGACGATCGAAATGAAAAAGCACGATCCAGGGACCGAGTTCATCGTCTCGATCCCTCTACGAGCGCCCTGCTGA
- a CDS encoding SIMPL domain-containing protein gives MIRLLFALSLGLMLFAAAGNADTLKDGVPNLSVIGEAYEDVAPDVAILRFGVVTERPLAADAAAENARAVEAILSELKKFGVPDAEVQTQGVTLAPVTVEERDPKTGKPKTSQKFFRARNDLSVRVTQIEKAGEIAGRLIDKGVNSFEGIDFEIAHPKQRLDALRREAVKDAERQAKIYAEAAGLRLSRVIEIRPLEEIDARPRAYAAKAAGAPGAAEIPLRPGLQRLSARVNMVWGLSR, from the coding sequence ATGATTCGTTTGCTCTTCGCACTTTCGCTCGGCCTGATGCTGTTCGCGGCCGCGGGGAACGCCGATACGCTGAAGGACGGCGTTCCAAATCTCTCCGTCATTGGCGAGGCTTACGAGGATGTTGCGCCCGACGTGGCGATCTTGCGGTTCGGCGTCGTCACCGAACGGCCGCTGGCCGCCGACGCCGCGGCGGAAAATGCGCGCGCGGTCGAAGCTATTCTCTCCGAACTCAAAAAATTTGGCGTTCCCGACGCTGAAGTGCAGACGCAAGGCGTAACGCTCGCGCCCGTCACCGTCGAAGAGCGAGACCCCAAGACGGGCAAACCCAAGACATCACAAAAGTTTTTCCGCGCACGAAACGATCTGAGCGTGCGCGTGACGCAGATCGAAAAGGCCGGCGAGATCGCCGGCCGTCTGATCGACAAGGGCGTTAACAGCTTCGAAGGCATCGATTTCGAAATCGCGCATCCCAAGCAACGGCTTGACGCATTGCGGCGCGAAGCGGTCAAGGATGCGGAGCGGCAGGCGAAGATCTATGCGGAGGCGGCTGGATTGCGGCTGTCCCGCGTGATCGAAATTCGTCCGCTCGAGGAGATCGACGCGCGTCCGCGCGCCTATGCGGCGAAGGCCGCCGGGGCTCCCGGAGCCGCCGAGATTCCTTTGCGTCCCGGGCTGCAGCGTCTCTCGGCGCGCGTGAACATGGTCTGGGGACTCTCGCGCTAG
- a CDS encoding glutathione S-transferase family protein, whose protein sequence is MPTLYHHPLCPHSRFVRLVLSEYGIDATLIEERVSDRRPEFLALDAAGRTPVFVDDNGLVAPGANLIAEYIDETYGAERGAQRLLPQEMAARIETRRLVDWFNVKFFDEVTNWLITEKVYKRFAPPGGAPDMDVVRVARANIRHHMRYIGYLTNARNWLAGDRLTYADFAAAAHISCADYLGDAPWDEDEAAKHWYQRIKSRPAFRPLLSYRAPGLTPGRYYAELDF, encoded by the coding sequence ATGCCCACGCTTTATCATCACCCGCTCTGCCCCCATTCGCGATTTGTCCGGCTCGTCCTCTCCGAATATGGAATAGACGCAACGCTCATCGAGGAGCGCGTGAGCGACCGCCGCCCAGAATTTCTCGCGCTTGACGCTGCCGGACGCACGCCGGTTTTCGTTGACGACAACGGCCTTGTCGCGCCCGGCGCCAATCTCATCGCCGAATATATCGACGAGACCTATGGCGCCGAACGTGGCGCGCAACGGCTCCTGCCGCAGGAAATGGCGGCGCGCATCGAAACGCGTCGACTTGTCGACTGGTTCAACGTCAAGTTTTTCGACGAGGTCACCAACTGGCTGATCACGGAGAAGGTCTACAAGCGCTTTGCGCCTCCGGGCGGCGCGCCCGATATGGACGTGGTGCGTGTGGCGCGCGCCAACATCCGGCACCATATGCGCTACATTGGCTATCTCACCAATGCGCGCAACTGGCTCGCGGGCGATCGTTTGACGTATGCCGATTTCGCAGCGGCCGCGCATATCTCCTGCGCCGATTATCTTGGCGATGCGCCGTGGGACGAGGATGAGGCGGCGAAGCACTGGTATCAACGAATCAAGTCACGCCCCGCGTTTCGTCCGCTGCTGTCTTATCGGGCCCCGGGACTTACGCCGGGCCGATATTATGCGGAACTGGATTTCTAA